The genomic stretch CTGCTTCTCGCCTTCGGCGGTGTTGATCGCCGCGTCGCGCTGACCTTCCGAGGTCAGAATCACCGCGCGCTTCTCACGCTCGGCACGCATCTGCTTTTCCATCGCCGCCAGCACGTCATGCGGAGGTGTGATGTTCTTGATTTCGTACCGCAGCACCTTGACGCCCCAGGCTTCCGAGGCCTTGTCGAGTTCGGTCACCAGCGCGGCATTGATGTTCATGCGCTCTTCAAACGAGCGATCGAGATCGATCTTGCCGATCTCACTTCGCAACATGGTCTGCGCCAGTTGCGTGATCGCGAAGCCGAAGTCGGAGATCCCGTACGACGCCCGCTCGGGATTCAGCACCTTCAGGTACAGGATTCCGTCCACGCCGACCTGCACGTTGTCGCGTGTGATACACACCTGCGCCGGAATATCGATCGCCACTTCCTTCAGCGAGTGGCGATACCTGATGACGTCCAGAAACGGGATCAGGATGTGGAATCCGGCCGACAGAATGCCGTGGAACCGGCCGAGGCGTTCGACGACAAACGCGCTCTGTTGCGGCACCACCACCGCCGTCTTGGCGATGACAATGATGACGAGCAGGGCAAGGACACCGAGAACGATTGTGCTTTCCATTACGAGTGGGCTCCTTCTGGTTCAATCTCGAGCATCAAGCCGTCGACACGCACGACGCGGCACCGCATGCCACGGGGCAGGGTGGACAACGTCGTGTTTCTCGCCGACCATGCCGCGCCGCGCACCTCGACCTTCCCGATCTCCCCGGCGCCGATCGGCGCTTCCACGTGGCCGATCTCGCCCACGAGGGCGTCCACCTCCGGCCGTTGAGGGTCGCGCTGGATCGCCTTGAGCAACCTCGCCCGGAACAAGACCAACGAGATGATCGACAACACCGAGAACATCAGTAACTGGGTCCACACGGGGCCGGCCAGGCCGAAGCCGGCAAGCGCACCCACGATGATCGCGCTCACACCAAAGAAGATCACAAAGAACCCGCCGGGCGTGGCGAGTTCAACCAGGACCAGCAGAAGTCCGATTACGAGCCAATGCCACCACAGTAGTTCCATAGGAATACTCCGGGGAGATCATACTCGGGAAAGGCGGGCGCCCACGACCGGCCCCAGGGCAAACGCCAGAACGACAGCGAACGCGAACCAGGTGGGCTGCGGAAAAAACACCAGGCCAATCACGCCCAGAATCATCTGAAAGGCGCCGACGGCGGCGGCGTGAGCCAGCGGTTTTGACGGCGCGAGCCGCGCGGCGACATACCCACCGGCGAGGGGCCCGAGGAAACACGCGGCCACGACCACCGCCAACGACTCAGTCGGCCGGACTGTACCGAGCGCCGCTGCCCCCTGTGCGGTGTTGGGCTCGATGCCCATCAGCATCTGCAGCAGCGCCTGGCCAATCTGCTCCGCCAGCGAGAGCACCACGACCCCGACCACGATCCCCGCAACGACGGCAATGAGCGACTTCATTACGCGTTATTCTATGCTTTGGCGACAAAAGAGCTTTTTCACCATGAAGGTCCATGAAGATCCATGGAGGCTTACTGGACCCGTTGGGTAAGCGCGAGTTTGGGTGCCGCCTTCGGCGGCACGCGAGATCGGAGGGAAGGCACAAACGAACGCAGGCATAGGACCTCTGAGGTCGTTTCGTGAGGTCAGTGTTAAACGACCTCAGAGGTCTTTCGGCTGCGTTCGTTTGTGCCTTCCCTCCGATCTCGCGGCCCCGGCGTAGCCGGGCCCCCAAACTCGCCCTTCATGGAGCTTCATGTGCTTCATGGTGAATGCCCTGACAAGCGCTTTCGGGCCGGGGTGGCGAAACTGGCAGACGCACAGGACTTAAAATCCTGAGTGCCGCAAGGCACGTGTGGGTTCGATTCCCACCCCCGGCACTTTCCTTTCAATGAGTTACAGCGTCGTCGTTCGATGCCTCGATCGGCTCGCTCGCATCGTTTGTGCGAACGATGTGCGAATCCGCCGGATCTTCTCGCCGCGGTTCGGCGCGCCCTTCCATTCTCCCCAGGGCATTCTCAAGTCGAACGGGCGAACTTGCCAAGTAGGTGGACGTCGTCGAGATGTTCGAGTGCCCCAGGAAGTCGCGCACGTCGTGCAAGCCCGCCGATGACTCAAGCAGTCGACAGGCGAACTCCCGCCGCAGGTCGTTCGCGTGAAGGTCGATGATGCCGGCGGCAGCGCACGTGGCGTTCCAGGCGGCGCGGATGCTCTTCACCGGCTCGCCCACTTCGTTGCCGAACACGTACGCCGCGGCTGGCAACTGCGCTCCGTCCGGGCCCGTCTGGCGCATCTCCAGCACCGCGCGCAGCTTCGAGCCGACAGGTATCACGCGGCCGCGGCTGGTCTTTGTGCGCGCCGCAGCCAGGTCCAGCGCAATCGGGGCGCCGTCGGCGTCGCGGCGAATGTCCGACCAGCGTAACCCGCGCAGTTCACCGGGCCGGCACCCGGTCGAGAGAGCGGCCAGGATGAGCGCGCGCATGTGCGGGCTCGCGTTTGCCAGCAGCCGATCCTCTTCGCCGGGCTGAAGGCGACGCTGGCGTGCCGACTCGGCTTTCGATTCGAGCTTCACGACGGTGACCCCGTTCAGCTTGAACGGTGACGCCGTCAAGTACCCTTGCTGAATCGCCCACGAGAAGAGATGCCGCAAACGCGCCAGGAGGCGATTGAGGCCGACTTCCCCACCCTTGACCCCCGGACGCCGGATGCCGGCCTTCCTCCCAGCCACGCGCCCGGCCAGGACGTCTGCGAAGCCTTTGCGCCGGTCTGCCCTGACGGCCTCGACGTCGGCGCGGGTGATGGCCGCGATGGGCTTGTGACGCAACTGGACCCGGGCGCCGTTGGCCCCCGGGACCTCCGCCCGGAGCAGCATCTGCAAATGGACGTTGAACATCTCGGCCGCGCTCGCGCGCCTGGTCGGCACGTTCACGTACTCGTTCTCGTACCGCCGCACCACGTCGCCGAAGGTCAGGTCGTCCGCGGGCAACTCGGCGCCGCCGAAGGTCCCCGCTCGGATGGCGCTGCGCAGTCGATCCCGCATGGCCATGGCTTCGGCCTTCGTCGCCGGCGGCCGGACGCCCTCCCGTCTGGCGATGGTGTCGAGAGAGTGGCGATGTTCCTTTCCACCGAAGTGGAAGTTGAAGTGCCAGGGGTGAATACACTTCGGCCACTTGCGCCGCGCACAATCACAACGCTTGCTGATGCCGTCGTTGGTTCGCTTCGGCATGGCCTATGCCTCCCCTTTCAGCGCGTTCAGCCCGTGGCGATCGAGGTGCGCCACTTCGCTGAGATCGAGGGTCGCGAACACAGGACCGCCATCACCGACTTGCCGTGGTGCAGGGCCAGGTGGCAACCCCTCATGGGCTTGCGGCCGGCACGCGCATCCGGTCGCAGCCCAAGCATCTGAGAGTCGCGACCGATCGTCTTGACGGGAGCGGTGACGTCGGCCTCCAGGTTCCGCCGCGGCGCGCGGATCATGGGCACGGTGGCTGTGATCGTCCCGGCTCAGTGGATGAGGGCGTGGTGGGTAGCTGTCGGTACTTGCTTTCATACGGGCCTCCGAAGGATGAAGGCCGGCTGGCTGCTACGATGTTTGCAGCCTGTCGGCACGGGTTAACGACGTGCGGTCGGGTCAGGGCCGCTTGCGCGCGCCAACGCGCTTGCGGTCCGCTTTTGTGACCCCTCGCGATTCCACCCAGGCCGACAACGCGCGTCGGACCTGCTCGGAAACCGGCACCCCGTCTCGCTCCTTGATGGCCTTCAGTCCATCGAGGACATCGGCATCAATTCGGAAGGCGGTTTGCTTCTTCGCACTAGGGCTCACGTCGCAGACTGTATAACACCCGTAGTACACTTGTCGATGGTCTGGACATTCGCCCCTCCACCGCGATTCGCGATGCCTCGACATGGCCCGGGCGCTGTGGCGCGTCGCGACCGACGCTCCGACACGCTGGATTGAGGGTGGTATCCGAAACCGGATGGGAGCCTCGGCCATGATCCCGGACTACGACGTCGGTGTGGCCAATGTGGCGCGCCACCGCGCATACCCGGTGTTGATCTACACACGGGTTCGCACATACGGTTCAGCCCGCCGTAATTCACCGGAGATCGTCGCAGTGACACTTGACGGTTGCTCAAGTACGGTGGCGAACTGGCGGCGTTGACCGTGTCGTGTCCGGTCCGGATTACGGGCTCTGAAGAGCCCTTGTAATCCTCCGGACTGGGTTGGACTGGACGTCGGACGGGTTCAGGATCGGCGAATTTCCTGAACATTATTGATGGACTCAATTCCGTCCCAGCCTGGACCGCCGTTGGACTGCACTTCGGACCGGATTGGATCGTCATGGGAGCCGAGCGGCAGACCATGTGCTGCCTTTCTGTTTCACCAACCCAAGCGCCTCCATCGATTTCAAGGCGCCGAAGACGGTTGAGCGAGCGACGCGGCCGTGGAGGTTGTCCGAGATTTCCTTGCCTGATGCACTCCCGACCATCCGCAGTTCCGCGAGCACCTGTCGGGTCTTGGTGCTCAACTCGGTCTCGCTGCCCGCGGCGCTGACGTTCACTGCGTCGTCCAGCACCACGCTCGAATGCTCGGGAATGAGTCGCAGTCGAAAGACTCGGGGCGGTGGGCATTCGGCGTCGCGCATTTTGTCTGTTTTCAGCACCCGCTCCTCACCCTGGTCTTCCAGGAAGGCCAACGTGTCAACACCCGCGCGGAGGGCGGTCGACCCCCGCTCGGAGCCGCCGCTCTTGTTCATGTGATGCACGATCACGACGGCCGCATTGCCGACGCCCTTGCTGATGCGCGCGCAGCCGTTGAGCGCCGTTCCGACGGCGGACGCGCTGTTTTCGTCCAGGCCGCCGAGCGCACGCGCTAGGGTGTCGATAATCACCACGTCAGCCCGCGTTGCGACTGTGATGACATCCCGGACCGATTTGTCATCGCCCAGCAGCAGGGACTCAACAACAACCAGGTTCTCCAAGTGCTTGTGGGTCAAGTCGAACGCACTGCACGCGGCGCGGAGGCGTCCGCGCAGACCTCCATTGCCGTCCAGCGCGCACACGACCACGCGGCGCCCGGCCTTCAGAAGTTCCGCCGTCATCCGAATCACCAAGAGGGTTTTTCCGGCCGCAGGCTGGCCGACTATCGCTGAAATTGAGCCAGGTACCAGCATCGGCCACGAAGGGTCGAGGGTAAGCACGTCGTGGGACAGCACGAGGTCGAGCCCGGTTCGTGCAGTAAGCCTGGGCGGGGACCCGGTTTCGCTCAACCTGACCAGTAACCGCTCACGCGCTTCACCAGGCCCAAGGGTGCGGACCTCGTCGATCGCCTTGACGTACGCCGCTTCGTCGGTCCGCGCCGTCCAGTGGTGCATGACCACCTTCGCGTAGGCCGCGACGTTCGCCAGTTTGGGGATGCCGTCCGTAAGCATTGACAGGTAAGCAAACCCACCGACCTCCTCAAGGTCGTCGCCCAGACTGCGCTTCAGGATGATGGGGTCGATCGTCTCGCCCTGTGCGGACAGCGTAAGAATATGCCGGAAGATGAGTCGGTGAGCTACGCGAAAGAAGTGAACCGGTTGCAGACCAAGGCTGGTGATCTCGCTGAGTCGCGACGGTGCCACGAGCAGTGCTCCGAGGACGGCTCGTTCTGCATCAAGGTCATGCGGCGATACATCCGAAGGTCGTTCGGGAAACACCCTATTCGCAGGTGCAGTGGACCGATGTAGTTGACGGGGCGGTGCGTCACACTGTGTTGTTGGTGACACTTCTATTCACCTCGGGAACTGCGGCCGTTCTCGGCCGGGACAGGTGTTGCGGCTTTCTGGGTGTGACCGTCCCCGGTGCGGTCAACAACCATGGGCACGGCGGCGGCCTCGATCCACGCGTCGACGTCGCACGGCTTGAGTCGCCACAGTTTCTTGCCAGCGCCGACCTTAAAGGCACGCAAGTCTCCGAGCCGTATTGCGCGCGCCAGCGTGCGCTCTGAGAGTTGCACCCGGGCGGCGGCCTGGGCCCGCGTCAGCCAGGCGACATCAAGCATGGTCTACTACCTGAGCAGCAGGCTCGAACACCAAACAAACGGCGCGCGCCCGGAGGGCGTCAACGGGGCACTTGAGGGCCGAGGCGAGGCGCGAGTATTCATCCACGCTGAGATCGCGGCCGTGCTCCGCGTGATGCAGTTTGGCGATACTGACCTGGGAAGCCGCGGACAAGCCGCGAAGAGACAGCTTATTTGAGCGACGGTAGTACTCGATTGGTGTCATCACGCTCGGCCTCCGGATGACCGGGTGCCCAGAACGCGAAAAGGGGCACCGGTCTCAACGGGACAACGCCAAGCGCCCGACCATCGGGAACCCAGTGCCGCTCCGTGTTAACTCGCCCCCAAAACTCTTCTGCGAAGAGCCGATGACTACATTTTGGCACGTTCGTGAAACGTTGTGAACTCATCTGGTTCGCCGCCTTCGCGCACCCGCCAGCGACGCTCGGTCAAGCTCGACGCTGGGGTCTCACGCCGACATTGGAATGACACGGGCACGCACATGGCATCCCTGGCAATGCGGGCGCAGTGTCCCTCACCGCCTGCTACACCCGAACGAAGACCACTGCCCTATCCACACCGACCGCCGCCGGCTCCGACAAGATGGGCTGCTTGGGGCGCCGACGTGACGACCGCCCGCGCCGGCATACGACGTTGGTCGAGGGCGGCGGAGGCTCCGTCGAGGGTGGGACCAGGGTGATAAGCGGCGCCATTGCGTATCACCGGGCCTAAAATCCGCTGGTGGTCCCCCCCAGTGGCCGCAAGGATGGCCGACCCCACCCCCACCTTCACATCGCGACGATTAGCGGGGACGATTTTTCACGAAACCACTAACCGCCGCGGATCTGGAACTAGTCCCGCTACCTCGCCCGCGAAGCAAAACCGATGATGATCGCGGCCCCTGCGACCGAGAGCGCGGCCCCAACCCAGTCGGTCCACGTCGGCCGCTGCCGTTCGACTGCCCAGAGCCAGAAAAGGGACGCGGCGATGTAGACGCCGCCGTACGCGGCGTAGGCGCGGCCAGCGAACGCGGCGTCCACCCTCGTGAGGGCCAACGCGAACCCGATCAGGCTGCACACGCCGAGGACTGCCAGCCACGGAGTCGCCGAACCGCGCATCCAGAGCCAGAACGCGAAGCACCCGCCGATCTCCAGCAGGGCTGCGACGGCGAACCACGCCAGGTTGCCGGTCACGTGAACAGGCCGTCCAGCAATGCTCGCGTTCCAGGCGGGCCTGAGATACCAAGCTCGATCCTGCCGCCTTCGGCGAAATGCGGTCAGTGTGAATTGAAGGAACGGGCAGCAATGTCGCTCCAGCGTCGATACAGACCGCAATGGCGGTGACGATACCGAGGTCCCCGGCAGAGAATCCGATTCGATAGCCGTCGTCTGTCGGGACAGAATCTGTCGCCCGACCCGCGAGTCCCGGCAGCAGGGTGGCCTTGCGGTCCCGCAGTTGATCGGGCGTGAGCAGGCAGGCGACTGGGACGGTCATCGCTACCGGGCGTAGTGGACTTCGCAGCCATGCGGAATGCTGGTGGGCGTGGCCACGGTCTTGCCCGCGAGCAGGGCCGTCAACGCCGCGTCCACGTAGTTCTGCGCGCCGACCAGTGACGACGCCTCTGGTTTCGGCTGGTCGTCTATTGCGCCGTTGTACGCCACTTTGCCGCTCGGGTCGATGATGACCATGTGCAGCGCCGTCGTCACTCCGTACGCTTTGCCGACCTTCCCCGACGTGTCGAGCAGCATCGGCGGTTGCGCTTTCAGGCTTGCCGCGTAGGCGCAGGAATCCTCTGGCGTCAGGTAGCTGTGAAAGCCCTCGGCGGACGAGTTGATGAGCAGCCACACCACGCCGCGTGCCATCCACTCGGCTTGGCGCTTCTGCATGGCCCCACCCTTGTAGTGCTTCGAGACGTGCGGGCAGCCCTTCTCGTGCCACTCAAGGACAACATACTTGCCCTGGAACTCCGCGAGCGATCGTGTGCCGCCGCGATCATCAGCCACGGAAAGGCGGGGCCAGTGATCCCACAGGTGCGACCGGGGTGCGCTGCGGCGCCAGGAGCAGAGACAGAAGCAGTACGACGGCCATGACGGCGATTATGGCACCGTCAGGCCTCGCACGGCCTATTGCAAATTCAGACGGAACTTGCTCGGAGCAGCCTGAGGGCGTTGAAGATAACGAGTAGCGACACGCCCATGTCTGCCGCGATGGCGGCCCAAAGAGAGGCCGCACCGGCGAACGTCAGTACAGCAAAGATGGCTTTGACGGCCAGCGACAGCCCAATGTTTTGGCGGATGATTCGCAGCGTGCGCCTTGAGTGCGTGATGAGCCAGGGCAACTTCGACAAGTCGTCCGACATCAGCGCGACGTCGGCGGTCTCAATTGCCGCGTCGCTGCCGGCGACGCCCATCGCGACGCCGAGCGTGGCGCGGGCCATGGCAGGCGCGTCGTTCACGCCGTCGCCCACCATGGCGACCGAGCCGTACTGATTCACAAGATCCTCCACCGCCGAGACTTTGTCGGCCGGGAGCAATTCCGCCCTCACCTCTGTGACGCCGGTTTGCGCCGCGATTGCGTTCGCTGTCGCCTGATTGTCGCCGGTGAGCATCACGACGTGTTCGATACCCGCGTCTCGCAGCGCCGCAATGATGGCCCTTGCCTCTGGCCGAACCGCATCGGCGATTGCGATCAGACCGCAGACGTGAGTCGCATCGCCTACGACCACGACCGACCGGCCGGCGCCAGACATGGCCTCAAGCCGCGAATGGATTTCTGGCGTCTCCTGACCGCGTTCTTCGAGATACCGGTGCGACCCCACCCAATACTCAACTCCGTCAAGCCGGCCTGTGGCGCCCTTGCCTTGTAGGATGCTGAAGTCTTCAACGAGGAACGGTTGGACACCGCGCGCCTTCGCGAAGGCCAGGATGGCTTTCGCCAAGGGGTGTTCGCTATGAGATTCAGGCCGGCGGCTCGCTGCAAAAGTTCCGTCTCTGTGTGGCCACTGAGCGCGACAACTTCCTGTAACCTCTGGCTGACCACGCGTCAAGGGTGCCGGTCTTGTCGAGAGCGATGGCGCGAAGCCGAGCGGGGACCT from Acidobacteriota bacterium encodes the following:
- a CDS encoding paraslipin produces the protein MESTIVLGVLALLVIIVIAKTAVVVPQQSAFVVERLGRFHGILSAGFHILIPFLDVIRYRHSLKEVAIDIPAQVCITRDNVQVGVDGILYLKVLNPERASYGISDFGFAITQLAQTMLRSEIGKIDLDRSFEERMNINAALVTELDKASEAWGVKVLRYEIKNITPPHDVLAAMEKQMRAEREKRAVILTSEGQRDAAINTAEGEKQQVIKASEASRQQQINEAEGQAAAIMAVATATAEGIRLVAETIRQPGGIEATQLRVAQQYVEQFGNLAQKSTTLILPANVADVAGMVAMATKVFKTADGK
- a CDS encoding NfeD family protein, whose amino-acid sequence is MELLWWHWLVIGLLLVLVELATPGGFFVIFFGVSAIIVGALAGFGLAGPVWTQLLMFSVLSIISLVLFRARLLKAIQRDPQRPEVDALVGEIGHVEAPIGAGEIGKVEVRGAAWSARNTTLSTLPRGMRCRVVRVDGLMLEIEPEGAHS
- a CDS encoding site-specific integrase → MPKRTNDGISKRCDCARRKWPKCIHPWHFNFHFGGKEHRHSLDTIARREGVRPPATKAEAMAMRDRLRSAIRAGTFGGAELPADDLTFGDVVRRYENEYVNVPTRRASAAEMFNVHLQMLLRAEVPGANGARVQLRHKPIAAITRADVEAVRADRRKGFADVLAGRVAGRKAGIRRPGVKGGEVGLNRLLARLRHLFSWAIQQGYLTASPFKLNGVTVVKLESKAESARQRRLQPGEEDRLLANASPHMRALILAALSTGCRPGELRGLRWSDIRRDADGAPIALDLAAARTKTSRGRVIPVGSKLRAVLEMRQTGPDGAQLPAAAYVFGNEVGEPVKSIRAAWNATCAAAGIIDLHANDLRREFACRLLESSAGLHDVRDFLGHSNISTTSTYLASSPVRLENALGRMEGRAEPRREDPADSHIVRTNDASEPIEASNDDAVTH
- a CDS encoding ribbon-helix-helix protein, CopG family gives rise to the protein MSPSAKKQTAFRIDADVLDGLKAIKERDGVPVSEQVRRALSAWVESRGVTKADRKRVGARKRP
- a CDS encoding AAA family ATPase translates to MFPERPSDVSPHDLDAERAVLGALLVAPSRLSEITSLGLQPVHFFRVAHRLIFRHILTLSAQGETIDPIILKRSLGDDLEEVGGFAYLSMLTDGIPKLANVAAYAKVVMHHWTARTDEAAYVKAIDEVRTLGPGEARERLLVRLSETGSPPRLTARTGLDLVLSHDVLTLDPSWPMLVPGSISAIVGQPAAGKTLLVIRMTAELLKAGRRVVVCALDGNGGLRGRLRAACSAFDLTHKHLENLVVVESLLLGDDKSVRDVITVATRADVVIIDTLARALGGLDENSASAVGTALNGCARISKGVGNAAVVIVHHMNKSGGSERGSTALRAGVDTLAFLEDQGEERVLKTDKMRDAECPPPRVFRLRLIPEHSSVVLDDAVNVSAAGSETELSTKTRQVLAELRMVGSASGKEISDNLHGRVARSTVFGALKSMEALGLVKQKGSTWSAARLP
- a CDS encoding helix-turn-helix domain-containing protein, with protein sequence MLDVAWLTRAQAAARVQLSERTLARAIRLGDLRAFKVGAGKKLWRLKPCDVDAWIEAAAVPMVVDRTGDGHTQKAATPVPAENGRSSRGE
- a CDS encoding redoxin domain-containing protein, with the translated sequence MADDRGGTRSLAEFQGKYVVLEWHEKGCPHVSKHYKGGAMQKRQAEWMARGVVWLLINSSAEGFHSYLTPEDSCAYAASLKAQPPMLLDTSGKVGKAYGVTTALHMVIIDPSGKVAYNGAIDDQPKPEASSLVGAQNYVDAALTALLAGKTVATPTSIPHGCEVHYAR